In a single window of the Esox lucius isolate fEsoLuc1 chromosome 22, fEsoLuc1.pri, whole genome shotgun sequence genome:
- the LOC105020075 gene encoding gamma-glutamylaminecyclotransferase-like isoform X1 produces MRAVGAAALFASLLSYLPPAYMTLIFVYGTLKKGQPNHFRIQPDQANGKAEFCGHARTVERYPLVIAGKYNIPALLNRPGEGQRVQGEVYKVDNTMLAFLDAFEGCPSMYQRTLAQLELQDWEGGEQSPTAGSIMEAFVYSTTSYQPAWLKQTFYESYDAYGDHGLTYINREDREFD; encoded by the exons ATGAGAGCAGTTGGAGCAGCGGCTTTATTCGCTTCGCTATTG AGCTACCTCCCGCCGGCGTACATGACTCTTATCTTTGTGTACGGGACTCTGAAGAAGGGTCAACCCAACCACTTCCGGATTCAGCCAGACCAGGCCAATGGGAAGGCAGAGTTCTGTGGCCACGCCCGCACCGTAGAACGTTACCCCCTGGTGATAGCTGGGAAGTACAACATCCCCGCGTTGCTGAACCGTCCTGGAGAGGGCCAGAGGGTCCAGGGGGAGGTGTACAAGGTGGACAACACCATGCTGGCCTTCCTAGACGCCTTTGAGGGCTGCCCCAGCATGTACCAACGCACCCTAGCCCAGCTTGAGCTGCAGGActgggagggaggagaacagAGCCCCACAGCCGGCAGCATAATGGAGGCATTCGTCTACAGCACCACCTCCTACCAGCCTGCCTGGCTCAAACAGACCTTCTATGAGAGCTACGATGCCTATGGAGACCACGGCCTGACCTACATCAACAGGGAAGACAGAGAGTTTGACTAG
- the LOC105020075 gene encoding gamma-glutamylaminecyclotransferase B-like isoform X2, with translation MTLIFVYGTLKKGQPNHFRIQPDQANGKAEFCGHARTVERYPLVIAGKYNIPALLNRPGEGQRVQGEVYKVDNTMLAFLDAFEGCPSMYQRTLAQLELQDWEGGEQSPTAGSIMEAFVYSTTSYQPAWLKQTFYESYDAYGDHGLTYINREDREFD, from the coding sequence ATGACTCTTATCTTTGTGTACGGGACTCTGAAGAAGGGTCAACCCAACCACTTCCGGATTCAGCCAGACCAGGCCAATGGGAAGGCAGAGTTCTGTGGCCACGCCCGCACCGTAGAACGTTACCCCCTGGTGATAGCTGGGAAGTACAACATCCCCGCGTTGCTGAACCGTCCTGGAGAGGGCCAGAGGGTCCAGGGGGAGGTGTACAAGGTGGACAACACCATGCTGGCCTTCCTAGACGCCTTTGAGGGCTGCCCCAGCATGTACCAACGCACCCTAGCCCAGCTTGAGCTGCAGGActgggagggaggagaacagAGCCCCACAGCCGGCAGCATAATGGAGGCATTCGTCTACAGCACCACCTCCTACCAGCCTGCCTGGCTCAAACAGACCTTCTATGAGAGCTACGATGCCTATGGAGACCACGGCCTGACCTACATCAACAGGGAAGACAGAGAGTTTGACTAG
- the LOC105020073 gene encoding gamma-glutamylaminecyclotransferase-like isoform X2 produces the protein MFSSFTWLTESTSYLPPAYMTLIFVYGTLKKGQPNHFRIQPDQANGKAEFCGHARTVERYPLVIAGNYNIPALLNRPGEGQRVQGEVYKVDNTMLAFLDAFEGCPSMYQRTLAQLELQDWEGGEQSPTAGSIMEAFVYSTTSYQPAWLKQTFYESYDAYGDHGLTYINRDDKRRTGYGF, from the exons ATGTTTTCCTCATTCACCTGGCTCACGGAAAGTACG AGCTACCTCCCGCCGGCGTACATGACTCTTATCTTTGTGTACGGGACTCTGAAGAAGGGTCAACCCAACCACTTCCGGATTCAGCCAGACCAGGCCAATGGGAAGGCAGAGTTCTGTGGCCACGCCCGCACCGTAGAACGTTACCCCCTGGTGATAGCTGGGAATTACAACATCCCCGCGTTGCTGAACCGTCCTGGAGAGGGCCAGAGGGTCCAGGGGGAGGTGTACAAGGTGGACAACACCATGCTGGCCTTCCTAGACGCCTTTGAGGGCTGCCCCAGCATGTACCAACGCACCCTAGCCCAGCTAGAGCTGCAGGActgggagggaggagaacagAGCCCCACAGCCGGCAGCATAATGGAGGCATTCGTCTACAGCACCACCTCCTACCAGCCTGCCTGGCTCAAACAGACCTTCTATGAGAGCTACGATGCCTATGGAGACCACGGCCTGACCTACATCAACAGGGATGACAAAAGGAGAACAGGATACGGCTTTTAG
- the LOC105020073 gene encoding gamma-glutamylaminecyclotransferase-like isoform X3, which yields MLSYLPPAYMTLIFVYGTLKKGQPNHFRIQPDQANGKAEFCGHARTVERYPLVIAGNYNIPALLNRPGEGQRVQGEVYKVDNTMLAFLDAFEGCPSMYQRTLAQLELQDWEGGEQSPTAGSIMEAFVYSTTSYQPAWLKQTFYESYDAYGDHGLTYINRDDKRRTGYGF from the exons ATGTTG AGCTACCTCCCGCCGGCGTACATGACTCTTATCTTTGTGTACGGGACTCTGAAGAAGGGTCAACCCAACCACTTCCGGATTCAGCCAGACCAGGCCAATGGGAAGGCAGAGTTCTGTGGCCACGCCCGCACCGTAGAACGTTACCCCCTGGTGATAGCTGGGAATTACAACATCCCCGCGTTGCTGAACCGTCCTGGAGAGGGCCAGAGGGTCCAGGGGGAGGTGTACAAGGTGGACAACACCATGCTGGCCTTCCTAGACGCCTTTGAGGGCTGCCCCAGCATGTACCAACGCACCCTAGCCCAGCTAGAGCTGCAGGActgggagggaggagaacagAGCCCCACAGCCGGCAGCATAATGGAGGCATTCGTCTACAGCACCACCTCCTACCAGCCTGCCTGGCTCAAACAGACCTTCTATGAGAGCTACGATGCCTATGGAGACCACGGCCTGACCTACATCAACAGGGATGACAAAAGGAGAACAGGATACGGCTTTTAG
- the LOC105020073 gene encoding gamma-glutamylaminecyclotransferase-like isoform X1 has translation MLELLAQRPLILGLPTDHSRSGGMSYLPPAYMTLIFVYGTLKKGQPNHFRIQPDQANGKAEFCGHARTVERYPLVIAGNYNIPALLNRPGEGQRVQGEVYKVDNTMLAFLDAFEGCPSMYQRTLAQLELQDWEGGEQSPTAGSIMEAFVYSTTSYQPAWLKQTFYESYDAYGDHGLTYINRDDKRRTGYGF, from the exons ATGCTTGAACTCTTGGCACAGAGGCCTTTAATTTTAGGTCTGCCTACAGATCATTCCAGGAGTGGGGGCATG AGCTACCTCCCGCCGGCGTACATGACTCTTATCTTTGTGTACGGGACTCTGAAGAAGGGTCAACCCAACCACTTCCGGATTCAGCCAGACCAGGCCAATGGGAAGGCAGAGTTCTGTGGCCACGCCCGCACCGTAGAACGTTACCCCCTGGTGATAGCTGGGAATTACAACATCCCCGCGTTGCTGAACCGTCCTGGAGAGGGCCAGAGGGTCCAGGGGGAGGTGTACAAGGTGGACAACACCATGCTGGCCTTCCTAGACGCCTTTGAGGGCTGCCCCAGCATGTACCAACGCACCCTAGCCCAGCTAGAGCTGCAGGActgggagggaggagaacagAGCCCCACAGCCGGCAGCATAATGGAGGCATTCGTCTACAGCACCACCTCCTACCAGCCTGCCTGGCTCAAACAGACCTTCTATGAGAGCTACGATGCCTATGGAGACCACGGCCTGACCTACATCAACAGGGATGACAAAAGGAGAACAGGATACGGCTTTTAG